A single genomic interval of Thermosipho japonicus harbors:
- a CDS encoding chemotaxis-specific protein-glutamate methyltransferase CheB: MEEKKIRILIVDDSAFMRMVLKDVLEKEKDMQVVGIAKDGMEAIELAIKTKPDIITLDVEMPKLNGIEALKEIMKRAPTRVIMVSSLTEEGADITITALELGAVDFITKPAGSISMNFRKIAGDLIQKIRAAMKVDVKSLVRKATYTSKKLNLRSLVSSKIVVIGSSTGGPKSLDMVIPPLPENYPAPIIIVQHMPAGFTKSLAQRLNKISNLYVKEAEEGDVLEPGKVYIAPGDYHLGIKQHDKKSVVYLEKSEKINNVRPAVDFTLDKVAEIYKDKTIAVILTGMGKDGTKGAFKVKYYKGIVIAESKETCVVYGMPKSVVEEGYADFELPAYKIPEKLVEIV; the protein is encoded by the coding sequence AGAAAAAAAGATAAGGATATTGATTGTTGATGATTCAGCATTCATGAGAATGGTTTTAAAGGATGTATTGGAAAAAGAAAAAGATATGCAAGTTGTTGGAATTGCAAAAGATGGTATGGAAGCGATAGAGCTTGCAATAAAAACAAAACCTGATATTATTACTTTAGATGTGGAAATGCCTAAATTAAATGGTATTGAAGCATTAAAAGAAATAATGAAAAGAGCACCTACAAGAGTAATTATGGTAAGTAGTCTTACAGAAGAAGGTGCTGATATTACTATTACTGCTTTGGAACTTGGAGCAGTGGATTTTATTACAAAACCTGCGGGAAGTATTTCAATGAATTTTAGAAAAATTGCAGGAGATTTAATTCAAAAGATAAGAGCAGCGATGAAAGTTGATGTTAAGTCTTTAGTAAGAAAAGCTACTTATACATCTAAAAAATTAAATTTAAGGAGTTTGGTTTCAAGTAAGATTGTAGTAATTGGATCTTCAACCGGCGGTCCAAAATCATTAGACATGGTTATTCCCCCACTACCAGAAAATTATCCAGCACCTATAATAATTGTTCAGCATATGCCGGCTGGGTTTACAAAATCTCTTGCACAAAGGCTAAATAAAATTTCTAATCTTTATGTTAAAGAAGCTGAAGAAGGTGATGTTTTAGAGCCTGGAAAAGTTTATATTGCTCCAGGAGATTATCATCTTGGAATTAAGCAACATGATAAAAAGAGCGTGGTTTATCTTGAAAAGAGTGAAAAAATTAATAATGTTAGACCTGCAGTAGATTTTACTCTCGATAAAGTTGCAGAAATTTATAAAGATAAAACAATAGCAGTTATATTAACTGGAATGGGAAAAGATGGAACTAAAGGAGCATTCAAGGTAAAATATTATAAAGGAATAGTTATTGCGGAATCAAAAGAAACTTGTGTTGTCTACGGTATGCCAAAATCTGTTGTTGAGGAAGGATATGCGGATTTTGAGCTTCCAGCATACAAAATACCAGAGAAATTGGTAGAAATTGTATAA
- a CDS encoding S-layer homology domain-containing protein: protein MKKVLIVITLLLSFLTFASFKDVPVNHWAYDAVNELSKLGIISGMPDGTFQGNQAMTRYQVAVAIYRTMNYLQEKIDKAVSNSSNISSLREQILTLSDIVSTAMNKIEDLATIKDTVQVLSSDLSELKTSIVNTKNDVKSLSIDLSSIKNSVADNSRKLEDLEAALSGNNLKTILDSKVSFNEYNAFKDSINSKFNNFQTTMENKISGFEGEISVLKTDLGSLKEKIAVIDSINDKVTGLEEYINAKTKAWDTRISALSGDITQLKVDFQTYTSQNDVKISQFEKQINSLNEKVNSMEQTVAKIETFENDFNQFKDDTNNTVEKLTQRVENLENSSNSTLSAFSMILSVISAAVSGVAIYLILSK from the coding sequence ATGAAAAAAGTTTTGATTGTCATTACTTTACTTTTATCATTTTTAACTTTTGCAAGTTTTAAAGATGTTCCAGTTAATCATTGGGCATACGATGCTGTAAATGAGTTAAGTAAATTAGGCATAATTAGTGGAATGCCTGATGGAACGTTTCAAGGAAATCAAGCAATGACAAGGTATCAAGTGGCAGTTGCAATTTATAGAACTATGAACTATTTACAGGAAAAAATAGATAAAGCTGTTTCAAATTCTTCAAATATTAGTAGTTTGAGAGAGCAAATCTTAACACTTTCAGATATTGTAAGTACAGCAATGAATAAAATTGAAGATTTAGCAACTATTAAAGATACAGTACAAGTTCTTTCTTCAGATTTAAGTGAGTTAAAAACTTCAATAGTTAACACAAAGAATGATGTAAAAAGTCTTTCAATCGATTTATCATCGATTAAAAATTCAGTTGCTGATAACTCAAGAAAATTAGAAGATTTAGAAGCTGCATTGTCAGGTAACAATTTAAAAACAATATTAGACAGCAAAGTTAGTTTTAACGAATACAATGCATTTAAGGATAGTATAAACTCTAAATTTAATAATTTTCAAACGACAATGGAAAATAAAATTTCAGGATTTGAAGGAGAAATATCAGTTTTAAAAACAGATCTTGGATCATTGAAAGAAAAAATAGCAGTGATAGATAGTATAAATGATAAAGTTACAGGTTTAGAAGAATATATTAATGCAAAAACTAAAGCTTGGGATACTAGAATATCAGCATTATCTGGTGATATTACACAATTAAAAGTAGATTTCCAAACTTATACTTCACAAAATGACGTAAAAATTAGCCAATTCGAAAAGCAAATTAATTCATTAAATGAAAAGGTAAATAGTATGGAGCAAACAGTTGCTAAAATTGAAACATTTGAGAACGATTTTAATCAATTTAAAGATGATACAAACAATACAGTAGAAAAATTAACACAAAGGGTTGAAAATTTAGAAAATTCTTCAAATTCTACATTAAGCGCTTTTTCAATGATTCTTTCTGTAATTTCTGCAGCAGTTTCAGGAGTTGCAATTTATTTAATTTTAAGTAAGTAA